One genomic window of Conger conger chromosome 9, fConCon1.1, whole genome shotgun sequence includes the following:
- the dhrs1 gene encoding dehydrogenase/reductase SDR family member 1 — protein sequence MALSGWVCLVTGASRGIGKGIALQLSEAGATVYITGRNENSLQETAAEVKERGGGCLPVVCDSSKEDDIKELFERIKREQKGRLDLLVNNAYSGVQAIFENMGKKFWETEPSMWDCINNTGLRGHYICSVYAARMMVAQGRGLMVVISSMGGLKYIFNVPYGVGKAACDRLAVDMAVELKRSGVASVSLWPGAVKTELLTELLLETANPVQMNSKTRAVFANGESTEVSGRCIVELAKDKNLMSLTGRVLMTCDLARRYGIRDNDGRHVTDYTSLSFLLSQVPYLSWLSALTPSFLRVPRFILTLTGGHF from the exons ATGGCGCTCTCCGGCTGGGTGTGTCTGGTTACCGGGGCCTCCCGGGGCATTGGCAAAGGCATTGCCCTGCAGCTGTCTGAGGCTGGAGCCACGGTCTACATCACTGGCCGCAACGAGAACAGCCTGCAGGAGACTGCTGCGGAG GTAAaagagaggggcgggggctgCCTTCCCGTGGTCTGTGACTCATCAAAGGAGGACGACATCAAAGAGCTATTTGAGCGAATCAAACGCGAGCAGAAAGGCAGACTGGACCTTCTGGTCAACAACGCCTACTCTGGAGTGCAg GCGATATTTGAGAACATGGGAAAGAAGTTTTGGGAAACGGAACCCTCCATGTGGGACTGTATCAACAACACTGGACTCcg GGGGCACTACATCTGTTCAGTGTACGCTGCCAGGATGATGGTGGCACAGGGCCGGGGGCTGATGGTGGTCATCTCCTCTATGGGGGGGCTGAAGTACATCTTCAACGTGCCCTACGGAGTGGGCAAGGCTGCG tgCGATAGGCTGGCTGTCGACATGGCGGTGGAGTTGAAGAGGAGTGGCGTCGCTTCGGTCAGCCTGTGGCCCGGAGCGGTGAAGACAGAACTCCTGACTGAGCTCTTGTTGGAGACTGCGAATCCGGTCCAAATGAACTCAAAG ACACGAGCAGTCTTTGCCAATGGGGAATCCACAGAAGTGAGCGGAAGATGCATTGTTGAGCTGGCCAAAG ACAAGAACCTGATGTCACTAACTGGGAGGGTTCTGATGACCTGTGACCTTGCAAGGCGCTATGGGATACGGGATAATGATG gACGTCATGTGACCGACTACACCTCCCTCAGCTTCCTGCTTTCCCAGGTGCCCTACCTGTCCTGGCTCTCTGCACTCACGCCCTCCTTCCTGCGAGTGCCCCGGTTCATCCTCACTCTCACTGGGGGGCActtctga